From Sphingobium sp. B2D3C:
CGAATTCAGCGTCTCCAGCGCGCTCGTCTACTACAAGCTGCTCTGGAACGGTCGCACTGAGATCGAGATCGATTTCATCAACATGATCGAGATCGTGGATGGCGTGGATCGCCTCGCAGCCCAGCGCAACGCCATCGGCCTCTTCTAAACGTCGCGGCCCGGCTTCACCGGCCGGGCCGCGTGCCCCTTGCCCTTCTGGAGAGCATGATCATGACCATCCCGGCCGAGCCGACCTTTCGCACCGTTTCCCTCGATAGCCCCGTGCAGCGCGGCGAGCAGTCGATCGAGAGCATCCAGCTGCGCAAACCCAAGTCGGGCGAGCTGCGCGGCCTTTCGCTGGTCGATCTGGGCCAGCTCAAGGTCGATGCGCTCACCAAGATCATCCCCCGGATCTCCTCACCCACGCTGACCGAGGCCGAGGTGGCCAATCTCGATCCCTCTGATCTGCTGGCCTGCGGTGCGGAGATCGGGAGTTTTTTGCTGCAGAGATCGCAGAGAGCGGCGCTCCACGATTGATCGAGGATGCCATGGCGGATCTGGCGATCACGTTCCACTGGTGGCCGGCCGTCATGGACGAAATGAGCGTGAGCGAGCTGCTGGGCTGGCGTGAGCATGCCGCCCGCCGATCAAGGCCCCCTGAAAGACCCGGAAAGCGCTAGACATGGCATCCAAGAACCTTCGCCTGCAGGTCATCCTCGAGGGCCTCGATCGCGTGACCGCACCGCTCAAGGCGATCACCGGAGCCAGCTCGAACGCGCGCAAGGATCTGGCCGAGACGCACAAGCAGTTGCAAAAGCTCGACGCGGCGCAGCAGCAGGTGGGCAAATACAAGGCAGCCGAGGGTCGCTTTGCGGCCGATACGCAGGCTCTGGCGCAGCAGCGCGAGAAAATGGAAGAGCTGCGCGCTACGCTCGAAAAGACCGAGGCGCCGACCAAGAAGCTGCGCAATGAGTTTGCGCGGGCTGAAAAGCAAACCGCCCTTCTCACGGCCAAGGTGGACAGGGGCGGGGATGAGCTGCAGCAGCTCTCCCGGCAGTTGGGCGAGGCCGGAATCGACGTCGGAGATCTCGCGCGCCACGAGCATGATCTGGCGGTCCGCACCTATGACGCCAATCAGGCCTTGAAGCGCCAGACCGAGCAGCTCGACAAGGTGGCGAGAGCACAGCGCAACACCGATCGGCTCAATGAAGTGAGCGCCAAGGCGACCGGCCTTGGCCTCGGCATGGTGGCCGCCGGCACCGCCGCTGGCGCGCCGATCGTCATGGCAACCAAACAGGCCATGACGCTCGAGGCGGCGATGGCCGACGTGCGCAAGGTGGTTGATTTCGATTCCCCGCAAGCCTTTGCGCAGATGACCAGCGATATCCTCGACATGAGCGAGCGGATCCCGATGGCGGCCGAGGGCATCGCTGCGATCGTGGCGGCCGCCGGCCGCGCGAACGTGCCGCGCGAGGAATTGCTGCGCTTCGCTGAGGATGCGGCCAAAATGGGCGTGGCCTTTGAGAGCACGGCCGAGGATGCCGGCGCAACCATGGCCAAGTGGCGGACTGCATTCGAGCTGCCACAACATGGCGTGGTGGAGCTGGCCGATCAGATCAACGCGCTCACCAACACCTATGGCGGCAATGTGAGCGCCGTCACCGAGATGGTGACGCGCATCGGCCCGCTCGGCAAGGTGGGTGGCCTGGCTGCAGCCCAGATCGCCTCCATGGGCCAAGTGCTCTCGAGCGTGGGCGTTGAAAGCGAGATCGGCGCCACGGGCATCAAGAATATGATGCTGGCGCTCACCAAGGGCAGCGCCGCCACCAAATCGCAGCAGAAGGCGTTCTCGTCGCTGGGCGTTGATGCCGAGCAAGTCGGCAAAGCCATGCAGAAGGATGCCGGCGGCGCGATCCTCGATGTCCTCGGGCGCCTGCAGGGCCTATCGAAAGAGGCGCAGGCTTCCACGCTCACGCAGCTCTTCGGATCCGAGAGCGTCGGCGCGATCGCGCCGATGCTCAACAATCTCGATCAGCTGCGGGAGAACTTCGCACTGGTGGGCGATAGCAGTCGCTATGCCGGCTCGATGAATGCCGAATATCTCGGCGCGATCGCCACGGCCGAGGGCGCCACCGGCCTTGCCACCAACGGGCTCAAGGCGCTCAACATCACCATGGGACAATATCTGCTCCCCACGGTAGTGAAGGTCGCTGGCATGGTCGCCGGAGCGGCCAAGACCATGCGCAGCTGGGCACAAGAGCATCCGGTGCTGGCCAAGGGCATCATGATGTTCGTCGGCGCCGGCGCGGCGCTGCTGATCCTGCTCGGCACGCTGGCGCTCGGCTTTGCGGCGCTCACCGCTGCGGCCGCGCCACTGGGAATCGCGCTCGGCCCGCTGCTG
This genomic window contains:
- a CDS encoding phage tail tape measure protein; the protein is MASKNLRLQVILEGLDRVTAPLKAITGASSNARKDLAETHKQLQKLDAAQQQVGKYKAAEGRFAADTQALAQQREKMEELRATLEKTEAPTKKLRNEFARAEKQTALLTAKVDRGGDELQQLSRQLGEAGIDVGDLARHEHDLAVRTYDANQALKRQTEQLDKVARAQRNTDRLNEVSAKATGLGLGMVAAGTAAGAPIVMATKQAMTLEAAMADVRKVVDFDSPQAFAQMTSDILDMSERIPMAAEGIAAIVAAAGRANVPREELLRFAEDAAKMGVAFESTAEDAGATMAKWRTAFELPQHGVVELADQINALTNTYGGNVSAVTEMVTRIGPLGKVGGLAAAQIASMGQVLSSVGVESEIGATGIKNMMLALTKGSAATKSQQKAFSSLGVDAEQVGKAMQKDAGGAILDVLGRLQGLSKEAQASTLTQLFGSESVGAIAPMLNNLDQLRENFALVGDSSRYAGSMNAEYLGAIATAEGATGLATNGLKALNITMGQYLLPTVVKVAGMVAGAAKTMRSWAQEHPVLAKGIMMFVGAGAALLILLGTLALGFAALTAAAAPLGIALGPLLLIVAAVAAVAAAAYLIYDSWDGIVAYFSGLWSGILDAIRNAVGFLRSLDFGQIGRDLIQGLINGMLGKLAALKDTIVGAASSVAKWFKEKLGIHSPSRVFAGLGGFVMEGLDQGLAANTAGPLQRISELSGLMTRALAVGAGGAAVAIAGPAAAQGGASASAAPAAAPSTYHIEIKVSGAGVPEDIADAVRRAIDQIEREKRGRGYGDD
- a CDS encoding GpE family phage tail protein; the encoded protein is MADLAITFHWWPAVMDEMSVSELLGWREHAARRSRPPERPGKR
- a CDS encoding phage tail assembly protein encodes the protein MIMTIPAEPTFRTVSLDSPVQRGEQSIESIQLRKPKSGELRGLSLVDLGQLKVDALTKIIPRISSPTLTEAEVANLDPSDLLACGAEIGSFLLQRSQRAALHD